The following nucleotide sequence is from Stigmatopora nigra isolate UIUO_SnigA chromosome 8, RoL_Snig_1.1, whole genome shotgun sequence.
CCCAGCGGCTTTTCTCACGGTGGGCGCCCTTGTTCCAATGTCAGACCACcaccccccccctccaaacCCACCTCCGGCTCCCCTCAGACCGACTCTTCCCAAAAAGAGGGAGGTGACCCCACGCTGTCCtctctgggattggctccaagtGAGATGGACCTAATAGAGATGAGGGTCTtttacattgttatttttttttttgaagggtaCCCCTCCAATGTCACAAGTGTTTGGGTCTTACAAAAGCGCATTACTACCGTTTCTTTACAAGTTGTGCTTTTTTATGTCGTTTAaatgaagttatccaatccactattgcatatttataataatatgcCTTTTTCTCACGATTTTACAGATTTAATCTCATAATTGTATGTACATATGACATTATTCACCCTATATTAGGACTGCTTTTAACAGTATCAGAAGATACGTCTTTGTTTTGGTAATAGTACAACTTTGATATTGTAATACGTACAGTTCACGTAagtctatttttgttttctggCCCTCATTGTCTGTCGTCGTTTTCTGGGAAAACAAAGTGGCATGTTAACGTTGTGGTTAATAGGGCCATGTGTTATACGGCTACTACCTTGGAAAACAGCAAATGACAGTGTTTGCTCAGGCCATCAAAGAGAGGGCGGGAGCTAAAGTGTCTTTATTATCAGCGGGAAAACAGACTCAACGACGGCTTGTCATCCGTTTGCAATTTTTGACAGTAAATAAGTGACAAATGTCCAATCCGTTCCAACTGGCAAGATtctaagatctaagtactgtttaatttcgaagtactgtttaatatctaagtactgtttaatatctaagtgctgtttaatatctaagtactgtactgtttaatatctaagtactgtactgtttaatatgtaagtactgtactgtttaatatctaagtaccttactgtttaatatctaagtactgtttaatatcgaagtactgtttaatatctaagtactgtttcatatctaactactgtttaatatcgatatctaagtactgtttcatatctaactactgtttaatatcgaagtactgtttcatatctaagtactgtttaatatcgaagaactgtttcatatctaagtactcttcaatatctaagtaccttactgtttaatatctaagtactgtttaatatcgaagtactgtttaatatctaagtactgtttaatatccaagtactgtttaatatctaagcactgtttaatatctaagtattctttaatatctaagtactgtactgtttaatatctcagtactgtttaatatctaagtactgtttaatatctcagtactgtttaatatctaagtacagtttaatatctaagtactgtttaatatctaagtactgtttaatatctaagtgctgtttaatatctaagtactgtttaatatctaagtactgtttaatatctaagtactgtttaatatcaaagtacatttgaccggcgaccaaaagaccggcaaccaaacgtctggtcaacTCACACAAACCGGCACACGGATTGGATTATTGGGGTTGTTTGCATTCCGTGTAATCTTTGTTTTTCCATACGCGTGGGTTTCAAATTCAAACTATTGGAGTAACATGACAAACAAATCTCCATTAAAGCCATAAGTCGACATCTCCCGAATGCCGTGGGCGGGGGGGATCCAGTTACGGCAACAGCAAAGTCATTCCCGCACGCACGTTTGAAAATAGCAGCTTCACCTCATTTGACGCCACTCGCCttaaccccgccccctcctcAGTTTACAATGGACACTAGCCGTAGGGGAACAAACAACGTGACACTGCGGGCCATGCTTGGAATTCCCGACCTACGCAGAGTTATGTATTCATATATGGAACAAAAGACAATGGCTAATCGACCAATCCCCGTTTGGGAAAGCACGATGATCAAAACCGGGTGGGAATGCGGGTGGAAAAATTCTTTACTTTAGGCTTTTAAGTCGAGTTTTGGGTTTTGGAGAGGTTTTGGGTGTCTAAGTAGGGTTTGAGGCCTAAAATTCACACTCAAAGTTAgcttgaaaattgttttttgggaaaaaaatgtgtcttttcatCGTTAAAATCGAGTGGCATTGTcatagtttgttttgaaagtgttgtATTTCATTGTATTGATTCCACACTCATCCCTTGTTTTCATTGGCCCTCGGCAAGTAACAAAAATTGAtgttctctatttttttaataacaataatcacACAAATTCATCAGCCATGTCgccttagtgattttttttttggatttacCAACTTTAGCTGCATTTTACCAGCGCAATTTCACCAGACGCCAACCAGAGAGTCGTGGGGTTGTCAGCCACCCCCCCAAAGATGAAAGTCTCTTCTCCGTGGGTGTCCCCGGGGAGGCAAAAGAGAACGTTACCGCAGCTGTGCCGCTCTTGTTTGAATTCAATacagggaggggtgggggggggaccccaaaaaaatggcgCTCGGCCTACTTTTGACCTGCCGCGCTTTGACATCGGTCAACAACAGCATGCTCGTGTTATTTACATTCACAATCAATAAGCTCTtgctgtgtgtctttgtgtgtgtgtgtgtgtgtgtgtgtgtgtgtgtgtgagtgtgtctttgagtgtgtctttgtgtgtgtctttgtgtgtgtttgtgtgtggcgagatcataaaaaatgcaaattttctTCAACTAGACTTGAataatgaggatttttttggtagCTGCCATTTTGTCTATTGAAGAAAACTGTttatagactttttttaaatcacaaaatgaaaataataaaataaaaatgtcaatttcccttttttgttttgcaaagtcccatttgtttaaaaaacaaaccccaAAAGTTGCTATGATGTTAGGGAAATAAATATTAGTCATTTTCTAATTGGCTTTATTCGCagtagggtcgcagggggtgctagagcctatcctagtTGCCTCAGGGCCTAaagcgggggacaacaccctaaATCTGTTGCAGGGCATAATGAGACAAACATCCAATCACTCGTagtaagtgtccaatcagcctatcattcatgttttttggaatgtgggaggaaaccggagtacccggaggaaacccacgcaaacatgcaaactccacacagatgggcgtgacctggattcaaacccagaacccctggagatgtgaggccgacacgctaaccactcgctccactgcgcatatttagagatttttttcaactttaaatgtgctgaaatgacaaaaaatgacccacatttccatgtatttctttttcttggaaattctgagtatggctcttaaggaataatatttgaaaatatgaattgttcacGGCTCTCTCTTATTCCCGACCCACGGTTCATCTGATAATGCGATGTTATTTTTGGAGCGCGGCGCTGTGACAGTAAGATGACGGACGGCTCACTCTGTctgtgtacaatttatcatcaggggagaaaaaaaacgcacaaaAAACCATGGCATGACTCAACTGACAGCTCATAATACGTCTTCATTTTCCCCTCCAGGTGTTACAATCTGTTTTTTATCTTGTTGTTAGCCTTTTATTCAAACCGAGTGATTCAATCCGGCGTCTCAGTGCGGTTAGTTAGACAAAAAACTGAATGCACTTTTAGCACTCATACTCATAGCAAGCCTTATTTGGTAAATGCTTGACACTTTtcgttttttaatgtttattgcggggggtgtcagactctggttGCATTCCACAATATTTTAGTTGggattttttgactttttgaggGGGAAATTTTCAGCTAAATTACTTTCAATAGAGTAAATATAAATGTGGAAATATCATAAAACatgcttatatatataaatctatatagatctgtatatatctatatatatccatatatatatatatatatatatatatatatatatatatatatatatatatatatatatagatctatatagatctctatatatctatatatatatgtactgtatatatatacacacacatatatatatatatatatatatatatatatatatatatatatatatatatatatatataattatatatatatatatatatatatatatatatatacacatacatatatatacacatacatatatatacacatacatatatatacacatacatatatatacacacatatatatatattcacatacatatatatacacatacatatatatacacatacatatatatatacacacatatatatacacatacatatatacacatacaaatatatatatatacatacaatttTCTTGGCCAATGACTCTTTTGTCACTCGTTATATTAAGTGGCCTGGAAAGGGATCACGTTTGACTTCCATTGGCAGCAATTGAACGATCCCGGGTTCAAACCCTTGAGCTCAGAACGCGTGGCGGACTTGTTAATCACTTCTCCACCGTGCCTTgcatgatttttatttaaaaatgtctacTTTGCAGCCTTATCGGTGGGTGATTCACCTCACTGAGGCGTCTGGTGGTTTAAATGTGagcgctttgttttttttttaagagtgcTTTTAAAAGCTCCGGTATTTATTTGACCGAAACGAAGCGCCGACTTGATTCTGTCTGCACTTTGTGCTTTCTCGGCTCCGGCGCTTTTCTTTTACAAGAGTCTCTTTGGGGCTCCATCTGGAAAATCTTTTCATCTTCCAGGAAACCGCAAGAAATGGACACAATGCCTTGCGTCATTTtagcccgttttttttttggctagtgcgacttatagtccaaaaatacgaTCGCTGTCAAATAAGTTCCTTGtagtttttgcaaaaataatgaaaaaaatcgtTATAGTTTTGCACTAAAAGCGACTTCCATAAGATTTCCAAATATTAACTTGCTATATagaaatagaaatgaaaaatttgGGGtaattttctattgatttgtgGGAAAATTTCtggctttttttggtggaaagatGTTTTAATTGGACATTTTCATTGGCTGACTCTTTCGAGACAATCCAGGCAGACTCAAGCGTGACTCACAGCTGCTGATTGCTGACACTTGATGTCATACtaacccccctccccaaaaaaacaccatgCCCCCCCCAGGAAGAACATCTGCGTTCTCCGCAAAAACCACAACTGCTTGAAATAAACATCCCCAAAGGACAAAGCTTTGATGAAGTCATCTGACGAGAATACGTTGAAAAGGTGGCGGTGGTGTTGagtgagtgggggggggggggggggggggggtcttcagGAATTCCGTGGCATGCTGGCAAAAAATTTAATGGAGGGTTGTCTGGGCACCGTGGGGTGGGAGGGTTGGCACGAtgaggggggaggaggggggtcgAGGACGGGAAGGGATGGGCGGGAGGAAAGATTTAGTGTGGGGACGGCGGGGGTGGTGGGACGGCAACAGGAAAGGGGGGAGAAGGAGCTCAGTCGGACCTCCGAGCGCTGTCGAGAGCCAGCAGGAATGTCGCCGGCGTGGGAAGGAATCGGACTCTCATTCGGGGAATTGTGATGGGCAGATTGGACAAATCATGAAAATTTCTCGTAAGTAATGTACTGCCGTTTTGCTGaggttttttatatatgtattttctttttaaattggtgCTGTTGGACGTTTCgtactaaaaaaaactgaggtCAGGCACTACTAGTTTTGTGTCTTGTCCAGCAGGGGGAGCACCTTTTTTGTCGTGTTTTAGTTAAGAGAGGAAATGCGTGGTTTGgttgaagaaaaatgtgttgattaaatggatttaatggattttttggaggatttaaatagaatattttgtttgtgtcgatattttattgataatgccaaggagatttaaaaaaatgacaagaatatGTGTCATTTTTGTGCCTTTAGTCGGAGTTTTAgccttgttttatatatataggaGGTATCTTAACTTGCATTTTTTCTGATTTGAGCTGAAGATAACTTCCTCAAATGTCTTCCTCTCCTCAGCCCTTGCGTCAGGACACGTCCGACTTTTGTTTGTTGATTGTTTGCGCCTGTTCAAGCCAACTTATTTCTTTTAGGCTCATCCCAAACATCCCAAACTCAGCAGCTAGTTACATAATGGGAATGTTGCGTAACCTTGCGTCCAAAGAATCCCCCTTGTGTCTGCCTCAAACGCATCAGCGGGCCATTCTCCACCGTTCAAAGCGCCGCACGTCCATCTGGGCACACCGGGTGGTGTGAAACCTGCGGCTCGGGGGCCGGAAGTGTCCCATTAGGGTTCCAATCCGGCCACCAAATGACAAGGGCGCTACAAAACCAGATGTTACTGCACTTTGCTCCATTTCCTATTGCTTCTTTGTCAAAACGGCGCcttgaatggcagccaatgagtcattGGGAACATTGGAATGTcgcaaaaccaacaggaagtcatCTAAAAATATCCCAAAGCCGTCAGGAGTTATCAAATACTAAGAAACATTCCGGAAACTCCCCTCAAATAAATaggaaatgatgcaaaattgACAGGGTTGTATATCTGCCCAGACTaggagtagggaacctatggctcaggagccacatgtggctcttttggctttttgctaacctgtgagctaaaatatggaaacagctggtgacagaactgagatattacatctagaactgatttaatattgacttttttttgcagtagactcttctggaacgcattctctcattgattagcaacagcataagaatcttttaataaaataatcatttttttctactttaaaagtggtgaaattacacaaaaaattgaaaaagcatgtatgtattttgacttttaaattcatagtatggctctcacaaggaataacattggaaaatatgaattatttgtcccttttttcgtcaaaaagcctggcccagaccaacaaaaaattacaaCATCACCTATAAATGACCTAAACATTTACAgaaactgacacaaaatggacacccaatggaaaaaaaaacacttattagTCAATGGAGGCCAATCAGTGATGTCTTTCAGgcctaaaataaaatgtcccAACTCAGATGAGATGGTGTTGGCATGACCGTACCCCCCCTCCGGGCGAGTTtgacagccccccccccccccccccccccccactccacGCCGTTGACAGGTCACGAGCGTAGCGGCTCGTCCGAGGCAAACAAACTCTCATTCCTTGGCGGCGTGCCCGGCCCTTTAAGCGAAGAGGAGATTTCCTCAGGACAGAATGTCTCCGTGTCGCCTTTCACAATGCCCCACACGGAGGAATTCCCAGGCCAAGGTTCGCCGCGGGGACGCCGTAACGATACGGGCACCTGGCGGGGAAGCCGGGACTCGGACTCGGACTTCTCGCCCACGTCGGTGGGAACGCGGCAGATAGGAACGGGCGTCATTGGCCGAGCGTTGACGGGGTAAACAGTagaatttagttgttttttttagttatccAAGGCCGGACGTGGAGGAGGTGGGGGAACTGTTAATATTTATTCAGTTGGAGGTCAGGGCTGAAGACCAAAGTCACTTTTCATTGATTTGCTGTTGGGTTGGTGGATAAACCCCGTGGCGCCAAACGGGGAATTGATACATTGTGTTGGTGGAGTTAAACGTTGGGAAGAGTTAGTCAATGGAAAGTTGTCCATTTTATGGGAAGGGAGTTGATGGGAAGTACGTATATTTGTGAGTAAACTTTAGTTTTTGTATTGTGTTGTTAATTTGTAAAgcatttttagactttttactGGTTGTGGATGTAAATGCGAGTATCACAAAGTATTGCAATTCCTTTAGATGATGTATTTGTTAAAatggcatccatttttttatgttattgtcTTTCCTAACTGAGAgcagacatccaatcaatttgaagatCGAGGCCAATTGTATCTCGGCGAACAGTATTGCGGCAAAAGTGTTAAATTGCCGATGTGTTTTGTGAATGTAAAGAAGCGCCTTGTAACAACAAAGCGAGGTGTCGGTTGGGCCAAGTGTTTCACTTACTAGTGGCAGTAAATAGTTGCGTTAGCATTGGTGGGAAGGCGCCAACTGTTGCTTTCCACCGTGGACGCGGCTCGGGTCGGGTCCGCTTGATGTCTTTACGTTCTGCCGTCTCTCCGCTGTTTGATGTGACACGTTTGGGGAGTTGTATTGCAAAAGTCTGTTAAATTCAAATGCTCAATCTTTTCACTGCAGATGAATcgatttttaatgttattaatgcaaagattcatatatatatttatatatacatatatatacacatatatatacacatttatacacatatatacacatatatacacatatatacacatatatacacataaatacacatatatacacatatacacagatatactcatttatacacagatatactcatttatacacatctttacacatatatacacatatatgcacatctatacacttatatacacacatacacatatacatatacacatatatacacatatacataaacacatatatacacatatgtacacatatacccatatataccatatatacatgatatatacacatatatacacatgtatacacatatatacacatatatacacaatatatacacatatatacataatatatacacatatatacacatatatatacacctatatacacatatatacacatttatacacatatatacacacatataaacatatatgcacatgtatacacatgtatacacatgtatacacatatatacacatatatacataatatatacacatttatacacatatatacacatttatacacatatatacacaaaaatacacatatatacacattcatacacatatacacacatattggTTGAACGTGATTAGCTGGCGCAGGTAATGAAGCGTCTGGCAAGGTTATTTATATTGAAAGAAAGGAACAGAACACACGCCTTCTTTTATGAGCACCTCGACTTTTTACAGATGCGCAAAACACAGATTAGCGCGTCTTCGAGACTCTGTCGCCGTAAAAGCCTcccgaagagagagagagaaagaaaaaaaaaagattgcgcCGCTGGTTATATAAGGCGGATAGCGCCAAGGTCACATCCCTGCTACCTATCTCTTAGGTGGGGGGGTTTGTAGGTGGTTTGTGGGAGGGGTCATGTTGAAAtaatgaattggattggatgtcggTGACAGCCAATGAGGTTTCAGAAAACTAAACATGAGCGTCGTTGTCATTCTTTGTCTTATTTTGACAAAAGTGTGTGTCGTGGATGTTTGGAATTTTGAAGGAGAAATGCATGATCTTTTCGTCTGGTGTCTTTGCAGAAGTGGAGGCCAAGGAGGCGTGCGATTGGCTGAGGGCCGCCGGATTTCCCCAGTATGCTCAGCTCTTTGaaggtaaacaaaaacattggaaaaatatGGATTGGTCAAGACTGATAACGATTATTAGGTGGTGGAGGAGGCTgatattcaatatttatttgcaGTAAATGTGTCAAAGTTATATTGTAGGAgaaaaatacccaaaaaatgTACCATTCTTTTGACCCTGAAGATTTCCAGTTCCCCATCGACATCAGCCACGTCAAACGAGACCACGACTTTCTGGACAAAGATCTCGTCGAGCCGCTTTGCAGGTGAATGctcttttacttttttgttttttttagacgtcaactcaatttcataagggccggaccattttagatataatattatgatttctttttaaataaacggattaaaagaactggattaaaatacctaaatattttttatagatccaaaacaatgtttatttgagcttttctttacatatttttagattttacaaaatgatatttgaactaaaaactgaaaaaatggattaaaaatgacaattattgatttaaaagggggaatattaggaaatttaatataccctTATCCTCAaaggggttgcgggggtgctagaCCCTGTCCCAGCCAACCATTGGCACCAGATTCAGGCCTTCCCAATAAAACCATAAGATAACTTTAACACTCCACATTAGCGAAACAAGCTAACTCCACGTATACTctctttccattttttccacttttttttacaacgTCAAACTCAATTAAGCcataaaaaaaaccccactCTTCAATACAACTCCATTACGGCTCCATTATGGCTCCTCTCTTCCGAGAAGACTCGAAAACAGCGCCGGGGTCGCCACGGTAACCGCGGCGACAATGAAGAGAGGGGAAAATCTGGCTCGGGGGGGAATCCACGCACACACTGTGACTCCTCCAAGCGGCCCTAAAGCAACTCATCTAAATTCCAGAGTGGCCACGGGGACCGACGGAAAGGCAGCCATTGCCCCCGCCATCTTGCGGCACCAAAATAAATTGGCCCATGGCGATGTATAATTCCGATTGATATGATTGATACTATCCGCTAAAAACCTCCTTTTTATAGCAGCCAAGTTTAAAGCTCTTGAAACCTTTTGACCAAAAGAGGCCCCGCCCCactttttgatagatttttgcTATCTACAGTAACAACCATGGCAACTTATTGTTTGGCTAACCTTTTTAGTGGAGTCTTTTCGCCTTCAGGAATTGAAACGTCAAtcacacggaaaaaaaatatcattttttttatgtaatcgTTGGTAAGATGTCAAATAATTTGTTGTAATTGACAGTGGGCGTGTCCTGATGtcgatttttgtattttttttcactctgattTATTCTCAGCATATATTTTGCACATTGgaggtatttttgttgtttttttgcaaaaacagaGTCGGGTTTAAATGCATTTATACTTAAGAAATAACTTTAAATGAGTTAAAAGCAAATGTATTGAATggtaaagttaaatacaactgaaatgATTATTTTCCCTTTCAGACGCCTCAACACCTTAAATAAGTGTGCTTCATTGAAACTTGATGTCAACCTTCCAAAGAAGAAAGTAAGTATGGACTGCCATTATTCATCGTCTAATTGAAATAGaaaagaactaaaaacacaaaaaatgaataaaaaatgacaaatattgatttaaaaggggtaaaaaatcagacaatctaatatacatctatactcttcattttaatttgatcctaaaacataaaatcagcactcataattgactttcccggccacacaaaatgatgcatcgGTCCAgctttggcccccgggccgccactttgacacatgtacagTATTCTGATGAGTCGGCTCTATTTATGGCAGCATGTTTTGAAATGCATCTCCATTTCCCCATTGCGTAACGTTATGAACTCCGGAGGGATTCCTGCGCTCATCATTGTCCTTCCCAGTGATAACAATTACGCTGTCTGTAATCTTATACCTGGCAACCTAACCTATTTAGCTTTAAATAGCTTTCTGGCTGATGATACAATAGGAAAACAACGATAGCGTGCGGGTATCTCATCCTCACTCACTCATGTTTATATGTCACGCCCCTTCAGAGCGAAGACTCGGACGAGGACGACCCGTTCGCCATCAGCGACAAATGGACCTTTGAACGCAGTAGTCGGCGCTGGTCCAGGCTTCAGGACATCGACGGCCTCCTGGGGGATGCCTCTACGGGGGATCCGGCGCCGTTGAGGACCACCACAAGCAGCGAAAGCGTCCTGACAGATCTCAGCGAACCAGAAGCGTCTTCACTCCACAGCGGGGGAAGCGGGGGAAGTGGTTCGAGGGGTCCCGACGACTCAGACGGATCCGACCGGGCCCACCCGGATTCGGCGCTCATGCCCGACTCCACGGCTCACGCGGGCCGCCACGGCTCGTCGCTACGGAAACGCGGGAAAACCAGCCGCGCCCGTGCTAAAGATTTCCTAAGACGTATGGAGACGTTGCGTTCTCGGGGGACTCTAACCCGAAACCGTAAGTCCTCGGAGGTCATCGGAGCCCCAATGCCTCGCCGGGAGAACCATTCCCCCGAAAACACGGTTGACGTCGAGCCATCCCGTGGCCATCCGTCCCGATCCGGCAGCGAAGGTAGCGCCCGTTCCAGCGGTAGCGCCGCTAGCACGCCAAGCCTAAAAGAACGAAGACAATCCCGCGCCGACCATAAACGAAGCGGCATGTACTTGGAAGACGTTGACATTTTCTCGGGCTACCGAGTAGCCGAACAAAACCGTCTGAACGAATTCTGTTCCTACGAGGACCTGGTGGTCCACATCCCCGAGGACCACAAACCCGGAACTTTCCCCAAAGCGCTGTCTATCGAGAGTCTATCGCCGTCCAACGGCGCTTCTATCAACTGGCACACGGGAAGCGTCCATCTAGACTCGGTGCTGATTTCCTGCCGGCAGGAAGGCCGACCCGTCACACGGTGTTGTTCGCGGGGGAGCCGGATCAGCGTCTACGACAACGTCCCAGGTTCCCACCTCTACGCCAGTACCGGGGACCTCATCGATCTGGAGAAAGAAGACCTCTTCCCCCACTTGGACGACATTTTGATGCATGTCAGCGGTCTGCAGCAGATCGTGGACAGATGGTCCAAAAATGTCCTGCCCGGCGGGGAAGGGGCGTCTAAGTCTGAGGAGCCCGGTCGGATCCAGTTAGACCTGGAGGCCGATTCCGTGGCGGAGAACCGGACTTGGCCCAGCGCCGGGGACGGGGTTTCTCTCTCGGACGGGGACACGACTGGGCTCAGGGAACGGAGGGACTCGGGAGTGGGCGCCTCGCTTACCAGACCCAATCGGTAAGACCTGAATGATCGTTGCCGTTGTGGAAAGACAGCCACTCTGACTCTGCTTGGCGCTGTTTTTGGTTCCTGCAGGTTACGCTGGCCCAGTTTTCAGATCTCGAACCGTCTCAGCCACTCAGTGGCGTCGCTGCAGATCAGCAATCAGTCGGCAGGCCAGCTGAGCTTGTTGCAGAAGTTCTCCCTGCTCCGCCTCACCGCCATCATGGAGAAGTACTCTCTGTCCAACAAGCACGGCTGGACCTGGTCAGTATCTCCACCACACCTTACCATGccaccgtgaccggacgtttggtcgccggtcttttggtgac
It contains:
- the stard13b gene encoding stAR-related lipid transfer protein 13 isoform X5; its protein translation is MTSKRTSATLKLRRSLSQQLRSSTSKAWDLLWRNVRERRLAEVEAKEACDWLRAAGFPQYAQLFEDFQFPIDISHVKRDHDFLDKDLVEPLCRRLNTLNKCASLKLDVNLPKKKSEDSDEDDPFAISDKWTFERSSRRWSRLQDIDGLLGDASTGDPAPLRTTTSSESVLTDLSEPEASSLHSGGSGGSGSRGPDDSDGSDRAHPDSALMPDSTAHAGRHGSSLRKRGKTSRARAKDFLRRMETLRSRGTLTRNRKSSEVIGAPMPRRENHSPENTVDVEPSRGHPSRSGSEGSARSSGSAASTPSLKERRQSRADHKRSGMYLEDVDIFSGYRVAEQNRLNEFCSYEDLVVHIPEDHKPGTFPKALSIESLSPSNGASINWHTGSVHLDSVLISCRQEGRPVTRCCSRGSRISVYDNVPGSHLYASTGDLIDLEKEDLFPHLDDILMHVSGLQQIVDRWSKNVLPGGEGASKSEEPGRIQLDLEADSVAENRTWPSAGDGVSLSDGDTTGLRERRDSGVGASLTRPNRLRWPSFQISNRLSHSVASLQISNQSAGQLSLLQKFSLLRLTAIMEKYSLSNKHGWTWAVPKFMKRIKVPDYKDKNVFGVPLIVHVQRSGQPLPLGLQQALRFLRSQCLDQVGLFRKSGVKSRIQSLRQMNENSPDNVDYDDQSAYDVADMVKQFFRDLPEPLLTSKLGETFLHIYQYVPKDQRLQAVQAAIMLMSDENREVLQTLLCFLSDVTSSVDENQMTPMNIAVCLAPSLFHLNILKKDNLSPRAMRKKYASGRPDQKDLNENLAATQGLAHMIIECNRLFEIPHEMVTQSRNSYVEADLHAPTFEEIYKQLEDDYGTHQNHVEGRLENLRREAREKSKYWVSCGSCDNAELYYKKVGDGNPLRRWRVSVEVEAPPSVVLNRVLRERHMWDIDLLQWKVCETLDKHTEVFHYVLNRMPPHPSRDFVVLRSWRTDLPKGACSLVSVSIQHDDCPPVGAVRAIVLESNYLLEPCGSGKSRLTHICRVDLKGRTPEWYNKAFGHLCAAEAARIRNSFQPLIADGPETKI
- the stard13b gene encoding stAR-related lipid transfer protein 13 isoform X6; translated protein: MKISQVEAKEACDWLRAAGFPQYAQLFEDFQFPIDISHVKRDHDFLDKDLVEPLCRRLNTLNKCASLKLDVNLPKKKSEDSDEDDPFAISDKWTFERSSRRWSRLQDIDGLLGDASTGDPAPLRTTTSSESVLTDLSEPEASSLHSGGSGGSGSRGPDDSDGSDRAHPDSALMPDSTAHAGRHGSSLRKRGKTSRARAKDFLRRMETLRSRGTLTRNRKSSEVIGAPMPRRENHSPENTVDVEPSRGHPSRSGSEGSARSSGSAASTPSLKERRQSRADHKRSGMYLEDVDIFSGYRVAEQNRLNEFCSYEDLVVHIPEDHKPGTFPKALSIESLSPSNGASINWHTGSVHLDSVLISCRQEGRPVTRCCSRGSRISVYDNVPGSHLYASTGDLIDLEKEDLFPHLDDILMHVSGLQQIVDRWSKNVLPGGEGASKSEEPGRIQLDLEADSVAENRTWPSAGDGVSLSDGDTTGLRERRDSGVGASLTRPNRLRWPSFQISNRLSHSVASLQISNQSAGQLSLLQKFSLLRLTAIMEKYSLSNKHGWTWAVPKFMKRIKVPDYKDKNVFGVPLIVHVQRSGQPLPLGLQQALRFLRSQCLDQVGLFRKSGVKSRIQSLRQMNENSPDNVDYDDQSAYDVADMVKQFFRDLPEPLLTSKLGETFLHIYQYVPKDQRLQAVQAAIMLMSDENREVLQTLLCFLSDVTSSVDENQMTPMNIAVCLAPSLFHLNILKKDNLSPRAMRKKYASGRPDQKDLNENLAATQGLAHMIIECNRLFEIPHEMVTQSRNSYVEADLHAPTFEEIYKQLEDDYGTHQNHVEGRLENLRREAREKSKYWVSCGSCDNAELYYKKVGDGNPLRRWRVSVEVEAPPSVVLNRVLRERHMWDIDLLQWKVCETLDKHTEVFHYVLNRMPPHPSRDFVVLRSWRTDLPKGACSLVSVSIQHDDCPPVGAVRAIVLESNYLLEPCGSGKSRLTHICRVDLKGRTPEWYNKAFGHLCAAEAARIRNSFQPLIADGPETKI